Proteins encoded within one genomic window of Hermetia illucens chromosome 2, iHerIll2.2.curated.20191125, whole genome shotgun sequence:
- the LOC119650355 gene encoding uncharacterized protein LOC119650355 encodes MDRKTLFKSNIIGNTAMRKNRVAKANSDRNLKRKELFSRGRDIKMSPEQEPKSTLPASSKKGSKKVEEIIQKEQAHKARFQAYMEEKRKRLEREKGLKKPPFISAVGGSSVHNASQKPFEFAAPKAIKGRQPTSKSSFNDKKQDTAQKTKILPVRATRSAKTRVESQVNQRNTTRPRNLRINKKNDLKTDLPRDDLISKETPLMKDKVFVFNSVGTVLTSTARKHSVEKATEVEILNDFENALSPIDGIAPLETSVCAEEENKLQEQHIPHPTVSSAADSPKTSLDQHKTPPKQANEENDNFYVSPFVTTSRGKGSAKKEHRNRESVYKLELNQSIEEPLEVRRRREAVRYFRKILSDEINRLSGLCKEWETYRDENADMYEEHCTDLINTANGQTKLLITGKLKQFEKLIDDCEKYVNNSFGDKLTAQQNVSPEDLEGFWNYVKIQVENVDRRFNNLIAWRNNNWVDPEEKPKIKKNLLAKSMKPKKVKQKMKPAEEVRSLIRKLHRECLKNKVNNKGCDQDIIFVSRRSQNGIKDNMVTPTKPIAPVAPRIIKTPYRVSAAFKENRTPNVITPAHRRLSMLKKARGSGSGSKFTRRLSETPKSTTSLRKSILKSESKSTRKKSVLFSEQIQYKSPERSNSNFGSYRSANGYEVDDFDVQLANESDESLRVMELRTRKVLMRDDISDFL; translated from the exons atggaTCGCAAGACActttttaagtcaaatattaTAGGTAATACCGCCATGCGAAAAAATAGAGTTGCGAAAGCCAATTCCGATCGAAATCTGAAACGGAAGGAGCTTTTTTCTCGTGGAAGAGATATAAAAATGAGTCCAGAGCAAGAACCAAAATCTACCCTACCTGCATCATCGAAAAAAGGTTctaaaaaagtggaagaaataaTCCAGAAAGAGCAGGCGCACAAAGCAAGATTCCAAGCTTATATGGAAGAGAAAAGGAAACGATTAGAACGGGAGAAAGGACTAAAGAAACCGCCATTTATCAGCGCAGTTGGAGGGAGTTCAGTACATAATGCATCACAAAAACCGTTTGAATTTGCTGCGCCCAAAGCAATTAAAGGAAGACAACCCACTTCCAAATCATCATTTAATGATAAAAAGCAGGATACTGCTCAGAAAACAAAAATTCTGCCTGTAAGAGCCACTAGAAGTGCTAAAACACGAGTAGAATCCCAAGTTAACCAAAGAAATACTACGCGTCCACGAAATTTAcgaattaacaagaaaaatgacCTTAAAACTGATCTTCCGAGAGACGATTTGATATCAAAAGAAACTCCACTCATGAAAGACAAAGTATTCGTCTTCAACAGTGTGGGAACTGTACTTACATCAACTGCGAGGAAACATTCGGTAGAAAAAGCGACTGAAGTTGAAATATTGAATGATTTCGAAAATGCGTTGAGTCCCATTGACGGGATCGCTCCTTTGGAAACAAGTGTTTGTgcggaagaagaaaataaattacaaGAACAGCACATACCGCACCCAACAGTTTCCTCTGCAGCTGACTCACCTAAAACTTCTCTTGACCAACATAAAACACCCCCAAAACAAGCCAACGAGGAAAACGATAATTTCTATGTTAGCCCGTTCGTGACAACATCACGGGGTAAAGGGAGCGCCAAAAAAGAGCATAGGAACCGTGAATCAGTTTATAAATTGGAATTGAATCAATCAATTGAAGAGCCGCTCGAGGTGAGGCGGAGGCGAGAAGCTGTGAGGTATTTCCGTAAAATTCTAAGCGATGAAATTAACCGCTTGAGCGGTCTCTGTAAGGAATGGGAAACTTACAGAGACGAGAACGCAGACATGTATGAAGAACATTGTACAGATTTGATCAATACTGCTAACGGCCAGACAAAGCTTTTGATTACTGGCAAACTAAAGCAGTTTGAGAAATTGATCGATGATTGCGAGAAATATGTTAACAATAGTTTCGGTGATAAACTGACCGCCCAACAAAATGTGTCCCCAGAGGATTTGGAAGGTTTCTGGAACTATGTGAAGATACAG gTAGAAAATGTCGATCGCCGCTTTAACAATCTGATTGCATGGAGGAATAACAACTGGGTGGATCCAGAGGAAAAacccaaaataaaaaagaatttgCTTGCCAAGTCAATGAAACCAAAGAAAGTAAAGCAGAAAATGAAACCGGCGGAGGAGGTTCGAAGTTTAATCAGAAAATTACACCGGGAATGTCTGAAAAATAAAGTCAACAACAAAGGATGCGATCAAGATATTATTTTCGTGTCCCGTCGATCTCAGAATGGAATCAAAGATAATATGGTGACACCTACCAAACCTATTGCTCCAGTAGCCCCACGGATAATAAAGACTCCATATCGGGTGTCCGCCGCTTTCAAAGAAAATAGGACGCCAAATGTTATAACCCCGGCACATCGAAGGCTTTCTATGTTGAAGAAGGCGcgaggaagtggcagtggaagcAAATTTACTCGACGACTGTCTGAAACACCAAAATCAACCACATCCCTAAGGAAATCCATTCTTAAATCAGAATCGAAGAGCACACGTAAGAAAAGTGTGTTATTCTCAGAACAGATCCAGTACAAAAGTCCCGAGCGATCAAATTCGAACTTCGGATCCTACCGTTCTGCTAATGGGTATGAAGTAGATGATTTCGATGTTCAACTGGCTAACGAATCCGATG AAAGTTTGCGTGTGATGGAACTGCGAACGAGGAAAGTTCTTATGCGAGATGATATAAGCGACTTCCTTTAG